From one Flavobacterium kingsejongi genomic stretch:
- a CDS encoding MerR family transcriptional regulator, whose product MQLDLPEKRYYSIGELAKAFHVNASLIRFWDKEFDILKPKKNAKGNRMFTPEDLKNLQLIYHLVKERGFTLEGAKTHLKEGQKKTLDKYEIIHKLESIRAQLNNIKNQL is encoded by the coding sequence ATGCAATTAGACTTACCAGAAAAAAGATATTACAGTATTGGGGAATTGGCGAAGGCCTTTCATGTCAATGCATCGCTCATTCGCTTTTGGGATAAGGAATTTGATATCCTGAAACCCAAAAAGAACGCCAAGGGCAACCGGATGTTCACCCCCGAAGACCTGAAAAATCTCCAACTGATTTATCATTTGGTTAAAGAGCGTGGATTTACACTCGAAGGAGCCAAAACACACCTGAAAGAAGGACAGAAGAAAACGCTGGACAAGTATGAAATCATACACAAACTGGAATCTATCCGGGCACAATTGAACAATATTAAAAACCAGCTTTAA
- a CDS encoding outer membrane beta-barrel protein, which translates to MPRFHLTLLLVLLSCSAYSQNSFQIKGKVHSKEGNKPIESATVYVVAVKDSAVVDYSITEKNGSFSISVRKQANPILLKVSSLGYKTYVKRYPDLNANLDAAEILMEDEATNLDEVIIKSEAPPIRIKNDTLEFNASSFKVRPDANVEALLKQLPGVEIDSDGKITVNGKEVNQILVNGKPFFDKDGKIALQNLPSDIINKVQITDSKTKKEEISGVKAASNNASINLTIDEDKNKGFFGKVMGGYGTDDRYESSLLANYFKGKQKISILASSNNINSTGFSMNEIFDSMGGGRNNSIYTSDNGSFGINGMNFGGGKGITQSNMVGLNYADEFIKDMDFNGSYFYTDANAKNTNRTRQVNLLPGGNYTTESDAQTVDDKYAHNFNTNFEYKIDSTSTIYLSPKFVKANSKFRSDSNEFSEDENGLRLNERSANTFDETDNTSFSNQIYYFKTLKRKGRSISLGFDNENSKDETSNLNRSATTFFRDTDNDGVIDEVSEDNRNQTIFNRRIKDSYSASFEYMEPIVDSVRLKIAVEYNRQKTITDKNAFDFDGLSGSYSDRNDLLSNYLSSATNTVTPSAGINIEKNKMYFGVSAGTSITKFENNSLYLGQATVLNKDYVLPSANAYINYRFSKSKSLWANYTYTVDFPTANQILPVEDLSDALNTYIGNPDVNPNKSHYTYISFRDYDYATKSGYSLYGGGTFYDNQVVSSTVYDESRKRTTTYENISGSYSTWFGGNWNKSIKHEAHSYRFGIGLSAGYSKSIGYTNGELFDAKALRLTPRVSFNYDYGELFSINPTYNFTYSDTQYTNYTLEKTSNVLHKFNIQTTTYWPKHVVFGNDFGYNYNSNIADGFKKDFYLWNSSLGYNFLGDKLLAKVKVYDLLNQNQSATRTITATSIRDEENIVLKRYLMFSLTYKLDKFGGKGKERKSRRWMD; encoded by the coding sequence ATGCCACGTTTTCACCTTACGCTTCTTTTAGTACTATTAAGTTGTAGTGCCTATTCCCAGAATTCCTTTCAGATCAAAGGGAAAGTACACAGCAAAGAGGGTAACAAGCCCATCGAATCAGCCACAGTATATGTTGTTGCAGTCAAAGATTCCGCTGTAGTCGATTATTCGATTACCGAAAAAAACGGAAGCTTTTCCATTTCAGTCCGTAAACAGGCCAATCCGATACTGTTGAAGGTTTCCAGTTTAGGATACAAAACCTATGTTAAGCGGTATCCCGACCTGAATGCCAATCTTGATGCAGCGGAGATCCTGATGGAAGATGAAGCTACCAACCTGGATGAGGTCATCATCAAAAGTGAAGCACCACCGATTCGGATTAAAAACGATACACTTGAATTCAATGCCTCCTCGTTTAAAGTACGTCCCGATGCCAATGTTGAAGCGTTGCTAAAACAATTGCCCGGTGTAGAAATTGATAGTGATGGAAAAATTACGGTGAATGGAAAGGAAGTAAACCAGATATTGGTAAATGGGAAGCCCTTTTTTGATAAAGACGGTAAGATTGCACTCCAGAACCTGCCTTCAGACATCATTAATAAAGTGCAGATAACCGATTCTAAAACCAAAAAAGAAGAAATTTCCGGAGTGAAAGCAGCATCCAATAATGCCAGTATCAACCTGACGATAGACGAAGACAAGAACAAAGGATTCTTTGGAAAGGTGATGGGCGGTTATGGAACCGACGACCGGTATGAAAGTAGTCTGTTGGCAAACTATTTCAAAGGAAAACAAAAAATAAGCATATTGGCTTCTTCCAATAATATCAATTCCACAGGATTTTCGATGAATGAAATTTTTGATAGTATGGGAGGTGGCCGGAACAATTCCATTTATACCTCTGATAATGGAAGTTTTGGGATTAACGGAATGAATTTTGGCGGGGGCAAAGGAATTACCCAGTCCAATATGGTCGGGCTTAATTATGCCGATGAATTCATAAAAGATATGGATTTTAACGGAAGTTATTTCTATACGGATGCCAATGCTAAAAATACCAACCGCACCCGACAGGTCAATCTTTTGCCGGGCGGAAACTATACGACCGAATCGGATGCCCAAACAGTAGATGATAAATACGCCCATAATTTCAATACCAATTTTGAATATAAAATTGATTCTACGTCTACAATTTACCTGTCGCCAAAATTTGTAAAGGCGAATTCAAAATTCAGGAGTGATTCCAATGAGTTTTCGGAAGATGAAAATGGACTAAGGCTGAATGAGCGTAGTGCAAATACATTTGATGAGACCGATAATACCAGTTTCAGTAACCAGATTTATTACTTTAAAACCCTGAAACGAAAAGGAAGATCCATTAGTTTAGGTTTTGATAATGAAAATAGCAAAGACGAAACCAGTAACCTGAATCGTTCGGCAACTACCTTTTTCCGGGATACCGATAATGATGGGGTCATCGATGAGGTAAGTGAAGATAACCGGAACCAGACTATTTTTAACCGTAGAATTAAAGATTCCTATTCGGCATCATTTGAATATATGGAACCTATAGTGGATTCGGTACGATTGAAAATAGCGGTAGAATACAACAGGCAAAAAACGATCACCGATAAAAACGCTTTCGATTTTGATGGGTTGAGTGGCAGCTATTCTGACCGGAATGATTTATTGTCCAACTATTTGTCATCAGCCACAAATACCGTTACACCGTCGGCTGGGATTAATATCGAAAAAAACAAAATGTATTTTGGGGTATCAGCAGGTACATCCATTACTAAATTTGAAAATAATTCCCTGTATCTTGGGCAGGCAACTGTACTGAATAAGGATTATGTACTGCCGAGTGCCAATGCCTATATCAATTACAGATTCAGTAAATCGAAATCACTTTGGGCAAATTATACTTATACTGTCGATTTTCCAACAGCAAACCAGATTCTGCCAGTAGAGGATTTATCGGATGCTTTGAATACTTATATTGGTAATCCTGATGTAAATCCGAACAAGAGCCATTATACCTATATCAGTTTCCGGGATTATGATTATGCAACTAAGTCGGGATACAGCCTGTATGGTGGAGGGACATTCTATGACAATCAGGTAGTATCTTCTACGGTATATGATGAAAGCCGAAAAAGAACGACAACTTATGAGAATATTTCCGGATCGTATTCTACCTGGTTCGGAGGGAATTGGAATAAGTCGATAAAACATGAGGCGCACTCCTATAGATTTGGCATCGGACTGAGTGCCGGATATTCGAAAAGTATAGGGTATACCAATGGGGAGCTGTTTGATGCGAAGGCACTCCGATTGACGCCAAGAGTGAGCTTTAACTACGATTACGGAGAGTTATTCTCGATCAACCCGACCTATAATTTTACGTATAGCGATACGCAATATACCAACTATACATTGGAAAAGACCAGTAATGTGCTGCATAAATTCAACATCCAGACGACAACCTACTGGCCGAAACACGTAGTTTTTGGGAATGATTTCGGATACAATTACAATTCCAATATTGCCGATGGTTTCAAGAAAGACTTTTACCTGTGGAATAGTAGTTTGGGGTATAATTTCTTAGGCGATAAACTATTGGCTAAAGTGAAAGTGTATGATTTACTCAACCAGAACCAGAGTGCTACCCGTACAATTACTGCAACATCAATCCGTGATGAGGAAAACATCGTATTAAAGCGCTACCTGATGTTCTCTTTGACCTACAAGTTAGATAAGTTTGGCGGTAAAGGAAAAGAGCGCAAATCCAGACGCTGGATGGATTAA
- a CDS encoding TPM domain-containing protein, which produces MITAQHLKKHTFLTVLLLFVGLQSVFSQFTIPPKPALQTSVYDYAGLLSATEKASLEEKLIRYSDTTSTQIVVAIVPTINGESIGELTPKWAHQWGIGQAKEDNGVFILLALKERSIWISAGYGVEDRITAGIGGEITRNVIIPEFKAGNYYSGLDKGTDAIFSVLKGKYKSERKADPSESSGGGILVLIIVFIIFLVIISRKNNGNNGGTGGGGFDLASMIILSSLGRGGGSSGGSFGGGGFGGGFGGGGFSGGGSGGSW; this is translated from the coding sequence ATGATAACAGCACAGCATCTCAAAAAACACACTTTCCTGACAGTATTACTATTGTTTGTAGGATTACAGTCGGTGTTTTCACAATTTACCATTCCGCCTAAACCGGCACTACAGACCAGTGTATATGATTATGCCGGGCTCCTGAGTGCCACGGAAAAGGCAAGCCTTGAAGAAAAACTAATCCGGTATTCCGATACCACTTCCACACAAATTGTAGTAGCTATCGTCCCCACCATCAATGGGGAGAGCATTGGCGAACTGACCCCAAAATGGGCTCATCAATGGGGCATTGGCCAGGCAAAGGAAGACAATGGTGTTTTTATCCTTCTCGCCTTAAAAGAGCGGTCCATTTGGATTTCTGCCGGATATGGTGTTGAAGACCGTATCACAGCAGGTATAGGCGGGGAAATTACGCGGAATGTCATTATCCCGGAATTCAAAGCCGGTAATTATTACAGCGGACTGGATAAAGGTACCGATGCGATCTTCAGCGTCCTTAAAGGCAAATACAAATCGGAAAGAAAAGCAGACCCGTCCGAATCTTCGGGTGGGGGCATTCTGGTTCTGATCATCGTTTTTATTATTTTCTTGGTGATTATCTCCCGAAAAAACAATGGCAACAATGGTGGTACTGGTGGTGGCGGTTTCGACCTTGCCAGTATGATTATCCTCAGCAGCCTTGGCCGTGGTGGCGGATCTTCCGGTGGAAGTTTCGGCGGCGGTGGATTTGGCGGCGGCTTCGGCGGTGGCGGATTCAGCGGCGGTGGTTCCGGCGGTAGCTGGTAA
- a CDS encoding TPM domain-containing protein, with protein MSKVEDFLSASEEDEIVKAIQTAEKETSGEIRVHLEKSTSIDPFDRAMEVFHFLKMDETLLKNGVLFYLAIEDKTFVIYGDKGINDVVTNDFWDCTKDCMVAHFKNGNFKQGLVDGILRAGEQLQRYFPSHADDTNELPDTISKG; from the coding sequence ATGTCCAAGGTAGAAGATTTTCTGAGCGCTTCGGAAGAAGATGAAATCGTAAAAGCGATTCAAACAGCCGAAAAAGAAACTTCTGGCGAGATTCGGGTACACCTTGAAAAGAGCACTTCCATTGACCCTTTTGACAGGGCGATGGAAGTTTTTCATTTTTTAAAAATGGATGAAACCCTCCTTAAAAATGGCGTACTCTTCTATCTGGCTATTGAAGACAAAACATTTGTCATTTATGGCGATAAAGGAATTAATGATGTCGTAACCAATGATTTTTGGGATTGTACCAAAGATTGTATGGTTGCTCATTTTAAAAATGGAAATTTTAAGCAGGGGCTTGTTGATGGCATCTTACGCGCAGGGGAGCAGTTACAGCGCTATTTCCCAAGCCACGCAGACGATACCAACGAGTTGCCTGATACAATCTCAAAAGGATAA
- a CDS encoding M23 family metallopeptidase — protein sequence MKKVKYYYDTENLAYRKIQPKKGKKLSVILLFLASSALFGFLCFVILLNTPYFETPKDRLQSREIDNLKIRYALLNKKMDQLDAVLENIEERDNTIYRVFFNTTPIPEEQRKAGFGGINRYKDLEGYNNSELVINTTKRVDILSKELVIQSKSLDEILKLAKDKEKLLSAIPAIQPIKNEDLKHMASGFGYRTDPFTKVRKFHAGMDFSSKTGTPVYVTGDGVVERADNTASGYGNHIVVRHGYGYETLYGHLSKYKVRAGERVKRGDIIGYVGSTGRSEAPHLHYEVHKNGEVVNPLNFYYGNISAKEYLVISKLANQENQSLD from the coding sequence ATGAAGAAGGTAAAATATTACTATGATACGGAAAATCTGGCCTATAGAAAAATACAGCCTAAAAAAGGAAAAAAGTTAAGTGTTATCTTACTATTCCTGGCTTCTTCGGCATTATTTGGTTTTTTGTGTTTCGTAATCCTGTTGAATACACCCTATTTCGAAACTCCGAAAGACCGGTTACAATCACGGGAGATTGACAATTTAAAAATCCGGTATGCGCTACTCAATAAGAAAATGGATCAGCTGGATGCGGTACTGGAAAATATTGAAGAGCGGGATAATACCATTTACCGCGTTTTCTTTAATACCACTCCGATACCAGAAGAACAACGCAAAGCAGGTTTTGGCGGAATTAACCGCTATAAGGACCTCGAAGGCTATAACAATTCAGAACTGGTCATAAATACCACAAAACGGGTTGACATATTATCCAAAGAACTGGTGATCCAATCCAAATCACTGGATGAGATTCTGAAACTGGCAAAAGACAAAGAGAAACTGCTGAGTGCAATTCCAGCCATCCAGCCGATAAAAAATGAAGACCTAAAGCATATGGCGTCTGGTTTCGGTTACCGTACAGATCCATTTACAAAAGTCAGGAAGTTCCATGCGGGAATGGATTTTTCTTCCAAAACAGGTACACCCGTTTATGTAACAGGCGATGGTGTTGTGGAGCGTGCTGACAATACTGCCTCAGGCTATGGAAACCACATTGTTGTACGTCATGGTTATGGTTATGAAACGTTATACGGACATTTGAGCAAATACAAAGTAAGAGCCGGAGAACGTGTTAAACGTGGGGATATCATTGGCTATGTTGGAAGCACAGGACGTTCTGAAGCACCACACCTCCATTACGAGGTACACAAAAATGGTGAAGTCGTCAATCCATTGAATTTTTATTACGGAAATATCTCCGCAAAAGAGTACCTTGTCATATCAAAATTAGCTAACCAGGAAAACCAATCACTCGATTAA
- a CDS encoding IS1182 family transposase, which produces MRFKHYNQQQTMLLPYSFDDLIPHTHAVRIVDQVVESLNIQPLLKAYSKEGNPGYHPKMLLKVMLYAYMTNIYSSRKIELALRENINFMWLTSMTIVDHNTINRFRSDKLKESFKEIFKQVVLMLASEGLVNLKQIYTDGTKIEAQAGRYTFVWGKSIKTNKAKMLTQLEELWNYAQSIDNEDDPNPEPTEFKEISKEVIEKTVAKIDAKLSGNEKTSSKAKAKLRYIKNNFTSNLEKYEKQEAILGERNSYSKTDTQATFMRMKEDHMLNGQLKPAYNTQISTQNQIIVHYTIHQNPTDTKTLQPHLENLEQTFGKKVFKKIKEITTDAGYGSEENYDYLKQKKLKAFVKYNTFEKEQDQNYQKKHKAFSKENLYYNPEEDYYVCPMGQKMHKTYQNQKTTTTGYTQTLSHYQAKNCEGCSLRGQCFKAQGNRSIERNHNLERHKQQARELLLSEIGIQRRKQRSADVEPVFAQLKHNNGFRRFSLKGLQKVELEFGLMALGHNLRKKIAA; this is translated from the coding sequence ATGAGATTCAAACATTATAACCAACAACAAACGATGCTTCTACCTTATTCGTTTGATGATTTAATTCCACATACACATGCGGTTCGAATAGTTGATCAAGTTGTGGAATCCCTTAATATCCAGCCTCTTTTAAAAGCGTACAGTAAAGAAGGTAATCCTGGATATCATCCAAAGATGTTACTCAAAGTGATGTTGTATGCTTATATGACTAATATCTATTCTTCGAGAAAGATAGAACTTGCACTTCGTGAGAATATCAATTTTATGTGGCTTACTTCTATGACTATTGTTGATCATAATACAATTAATAGATTTAGAAGTGATAAACTAAAAGAGAGTTTTAAAGAAATCTTCAAGCAGGTAGTTTTGATGTTGGCCTCAGAAGGACTGGTGAATCTAAAACAAATTTATACCGACGGAACAAAAATAGAAGCTCAGGCCGGCAGGTACACTTTTGTGTGGGGTAAGAGCATAAAAACCAATAAAGCAAAAATGCTCACCCAGTTGGAAGAATTATGGAACTATGCCCAAAGTATCGACAATGAAGATGACCCCAACCCGGAACCAACAGAGTTCAAAGAAATCAGCAAAGAGGTAATTGAGAAAACTGTAGCTAAAATAGATGCCAAACTCTCTGGTAATGAAAAGACCAGTTCTAAAGCAAAAGCTAAATTACGCTACATAAAAAATAATTTTACTTCCAATCTTGAAAAGTATGAAAAGCAAGAAGCTATTCTGGGAGAAAGAAACAGTTACAGCAAAACTGACACCCAGGCTACTTTTATGCGAATGAAAGAAGACCATATGTTAAACGGACAGCTCAAACCAGCTTATAATACTCAAATATCTACACAAAATCAGATCATTGTTCATTATACCATCCATCAAAATCCGACCGATACTAAAACACTCCAGCCTCATTTAGAAAATTTGGAACAAACCTTTGGTAAAAAAGTATTTAAAAAGATAAAAGAAATAACTACTGACGCAGGTTATGGAAGTGAAGAAAACTACGATTATCTGAAACAGAAGAAACTCAAAGCTTTTGTGAAGTATAATACTTTTGAAAAAGAACAAGATCAAAACTACCAAAAGAAACACAAGGCTTTTAGCAAGGAAAATCTCTATTACAATCCAGAAGAAGACTATTATGTATGTCCAATGGGACAAAAAATGCATAAAACATATCAAAACCAGAAAACAACAACTACAGGATACACCCAAACCTTATCGCATTATCAGGCCAAAAACTGTGAAGGCTGTTCACTTCGAGGTCAATGTTTTAAAGCTCAGGGAAACAGAAGCATCGAGCGAAACCACAACCTTGAAAGACATAAACAACAAGCAAGGGAATTACTACTAAGTGAAATAGGAATACAAAGAAGAAAGCAACGCTCTGCCGATGTAGAGCCTGTATTCGCTCAACTCAAGCATAATAACGGTTTTAGACGGTTTTCTTTAAAAGGACTTCAAAAAGTAGAATTAGAATTCGGATTAATGGCTTTAGGTCATAACTTAAGAAAGAAAATTGCAGCATAA
- a CDS encoding LemA family protein, with protein MRKWLIPVIVIVAIAAIIGFWAVGIKNGAVAKNQNVSKTWGDVQTAYQRRNDLIGNLVNTVKGAADFEKSTLTAVVEARAKATSVNVNADNLTPEKLEEFNKAQSGVSSSLSRLLVSVEAYPQLKANENFLKLQDELASTENMIQTSRVRYNESVVDYNSYILTFPNSMFLGKYKEKAYFNAVEGAEKPVEVKF; from the coding sequence ATGAGAAAATGGTTAATCCCTGTAATTGTAATTGTAGCTATAGCGGCCATTATTGGCTTTTGGGCTGTAGGAATTAAGAATGGTGCTGTTGCCAAAAACCAAAATGTCTCCAAAACCTGGGGCGATGTACAAACGGCTTACCAACGCCGAAATGATTTAATTGGGAATCTGGTTAACACGGTAAAAGGAGCCGCTGATTTTGAAAAAAGCACGTTAACTGCTGTAGTTGAGGCACGAGCCAAAGCCACTTCTGTTAATGTAAATGCCGACAACCTGACTCCGGAAAAACTGGAAGAATTCAACAAAGCGCAAAGCGGAGTTTCTTCATCACTTTCCCGCCTTCTTGTTTCTGTTGAAGCTTATCCACAATTGAAAGCAAATGAAAACTTCCTGAAATTGCAGGATGAACTTGCCAGTACTGAAAACATGATTCAAACCAGCCGTGTACGCTATAATGAATCGGTGGTAGATTATAATTCCTATATCCTGACATTCCCGAATTCAATGTTTTTAGGAAAATACAAAGAGAAAGCATATTTCAATGCTGTTGAAGGCGCTGAAAAACCAGTAGAGGTAAAATTCTAA
- the alaS gene encoding alanine--tRNA ligase — MKSQDIRKQFLDFFHSKGHLIVPSAPIVLKDDPTLMFNNSGMAQFKEYFLGNATPKSKRIADSQKCLRVSGKHNDLEEVGIDTYHHTMFEMLGNWSFGDYFKKEAIHWAWELLTEVYKIDKDILYVTVFEGSEEENVPFDQEAYDIWKTLISEDRILLGNKKDNFWEMGEQGPCGPCSEIHVDIRSAAEKALIPGKELVNADHPHVVEIWNNVFMEFNRKADGSLEKLPAQHVDTGMGFERLCMVLQHVQSNYDTDVFAPLIQKIESITGAKYTMKAKDDAEEKINIAIRVIADHVRAVAFAIADGQLPSNTGAGYVIRRILRRAIRYGFTFLDTKEAFIYKLGETLSEQMGDAFPEIRSQKNLVQNVIREEENSFLRTLDQGLQLLENVIASTKEKTVSGQKAFELYDTFGFPIDLTALILRERGLALDEAGFEAAMQQQKARSRAASETSTDDWTILIEGNTETFVGYDELEKEVKITRYRKIDSKKDGKLYQIVLDNTPFYPEGGGQVGDKGTLFTANQAIEVLDTKKENNLILHLTKELPENPEASFVAVVNSKLRRDSAGNHSATHLLHQALRSVLGTHVEQKGSLVSPNHLRFDFSHFAKVTDEELQQVEDFVNTRIKEQLPLVERRSIPFAQAVEEGAMALFGEKYGDTVRAIKFGDSMELCGGIHVKNTADIWHFKIVSEGAVAAGIRRIEAITDEGVKQFFATKEQTLKEIKETLKNPQDTVKAVVALQDDNAKLKKQVEALLKEKAKNLKGELVQEIQEINGVQFLAKQVDLDANGAKDLAYELGNLGTNVFLVLATAEEGKPMLTCYISKELVAEKNLNAGQVVRELGKYIQGGGGGQPFFATAGGKNPAGIKEALSKAVDFIK, encoded by the coding sequence ATGAAATCACAAGACATTAGAAAACAATTTCTCGACTTTTTCCATAGCAAAGGCCACCTCATTGTGCCTTCCGCCCCTATCGTGCTTAAAGATGATCCGACCCTGATGTTCAATAATTCAGGAATGGCACAATTTAAAGAGTACTTTCTGGGGAATGCGACGCCTAAAAGCAAGAGAATAGCCGATAGCCAAAAATGTCTTCGTGTTTCAGGAAAGCATAATGACCTGGAAGAAGTAGGAATTGATACCTACCACCATACGATGTTTGAAATGCTCGGGAACTGGAGTTTTGGTGATTATTTTAAAAAAGAAGCCATTCACTGGGCCTGGGAATTATTGACCGAGGTTTATAAAATCGATAAAGACATTTTGTATGTTACTGTTTTTGAAGGTAGCGAAGAAGAAAACGTGCCTTTTGATCAGGAAGCTTACGATATCTGGAAGACTTTAATTTCGGAAGACAGGATACTGTTGGGGAATAAAAAAGATAATTTCTGGGAAATGGGTGAGCAGGGACCTTGTGGGCCTTGTAGTGAAATCCATGTGGACATTCGTTCTGCAGCAGAGAAAGCCCTGATTCCGGGGAAAGAGTTGGTAAATGCTGATCATCCACATGTAGTGGAAATCTGGAATAATGTATTCATGGAATTCAACCGTAAAGCAGATGGATCCTTAGAAAAACTACCTGCACAGCATGTAGATACCGGAATGGGATTTGAGCGTTTGTGTATGGTATTGCAACACGTACAGTCCAATTATGATACGGATGTTTTTGCTCCGCTGATTCAGAAAATTGAAAGTATTACTGGTGCGAAATACACCATGAAAGCGAAGGATGATGCCGAAGAGAAAATCAATATTGCCATACGCGTTATTGCCGATCACGTACGTGCGGTAGCCTTCGCGATTGCCGATGGGCAACTGCCTTCCAATACCGGAGCAGGATACGTGATCCGTAGGATTTTACGTCGTGCTATCCGTTATGGTTTTACATTCTTAGATACAAAAGAAGCTTTTATTTATAAATTAGGGGAAACCTTAAGCGAGCAAATGGGCGATGCGTTCCCGGAGATCAGAAGCCAGAAAAATTTAGTTCAGAATGTGATCCGTGAGGAAGAAAATTCTTTCTTAAGGACATTAGACCAGGGATTGCAATTGCTTGAAAATGTTATTGCTTCAACGAAAGAGAAAACAGTTTCCGGACAAAAGGCATTTGAATTGTACGATACTTTCGGTTTCCCGATTGACCTTACAGCATTAATCCTCAGAGAAAGAGGTTTGGCACTGGATGAGGCTGGTTTTGAAGCTGCTATGCAACAACAAAAAGCACGCTCCCGGGCTGCTTCTGAAACTTCTACAGATGACTGGACAATCCTGATAGAAGGAAATACAGAAACATTCGTAGGATATGACGAATTAGAGAAAGAAGTTAAAATTACACGATACCGAAAAATAGATTCCAAGAAAGACGGTAAGCTTTACCAGATTGTTTTGGACAATACGCCATTTTATCCGGAAGGCGGAGGTCAGGTTGGTGATAAAGGAACCTTATTTACCGCAAACCAGGCTATTGAAGTATTGGATACTAAAAAGGAAAATAACCTGATCCTGCACCTGACGAAAGAACTTCCTGAAAATCCGGAAGCCAGTTTTGTAGCAGTGGTCAATAGTAAATTACGACGTGACTCTGCCGGGAATCACTCTGCAACACATTTGCTGCACCAGGCATTACGCAGTGTCCTGGGAACTCATGTAGAGCAAAAAGGATCTTTGGTGAGCCCGAACCACCTTCGTTTTGACTTTTCTCACTTTGCAAAAGTAACCGATGAAGAATTGCAGCAGGTGGAAGATTTTGTCAATACCCGAATCAAGGAACAATTGCCGTTAGTGGAAAGAAGAAGTATTCCTTTTGCCCAAGCAGTGGAAGAAGGTGCCATGGCACTTTTTGGAGAAAAATATGGTGATACAGTACGTGCGATCAAATTTGGAGACAGCATGGAACTTTGCGGGGGAATCCACGTAAAAAATACAGCCGATATCTGGCACTTTAAAATTGTTAGTGAAGGTGCCGTTGCGGCTGGAATCCGTCGTATCGAAGCAATCACTGATGAAGGGGTGAAGCAATTTTTTGCGACAAAGGAACAGACATTAAAGGAGATTAAAGAAACACTTAAAAACCCACAGGATACCGTAAAAGCAGTGGTAGCATTACAGGACGATAATGCCAAACTGAAAAAGCAGGTGGAAGCTTTGCTGAAAGAAAAAGCAAAAAACCTTAAAGGCGAACTTGTACAGGAAATCCAGGAAATCAATGGCGTACAGTTCTTAGCGAAGCAAGTGGATCTGGATGCTAATGGTGCCAAAGACCTGGCGTATGAGCTTGGAAATCTGGGAACCAATGTATTTCTGGTACTGGCTACGGCTGAAGAAGGAAAACCAATGCTGACCTGTTACATTTCCAAAGAACTGGTAGCGGAGAAAAACCTCAATGCCGGCCAGGTTGTTCGGGAATTAGGCAAGTACATCCAGGGCGGTGGCGGTGGGCAACCGTTTTTTGCAACCGCTGGTGGAAAAAATCCAGCAGGAATTAAGGAAGCATTATCCAAAGCAGTGGATTTTATCAAATAA